In Lolium perenne isolate Kyuss_39 chromosome 5, Kyuss_2.0, whole genome shotgun sequence, the sequence tccggttgtcccgatttctgtcacttcggggccatcggttccggacagcgacatgtgtatacaacttataggtaagaccataaacaatgattatcttgatgaagcaataacatgttcagatctgagatcatggcactcgggccctagtgacaagcattaagcataacaagttgcaacaatatcatcaaagtaccaattacggacactaggcactatgccctaacaatcttatgctattacatgaccaatctcatccaatccctaccatccccttcggcctacagcgggggaattactcacacatggatgggggaaacattgctggttgatgtagaggcgttggcggtgatggcggcgatgatctcctccaattccccgtcccggcggagtgccagaacggagacttctggctcccgcgacggagtttcgcgatgtggcggcgttctggagggtttctggcgacttcgacttctcttctggcgtttttaggtcgaggcgaataagtagtccgaaggagggcgtcggaggccggccgagggggccacaccacagggccgcgcgggccccccctgggccgcgccgccctatggtgtggggccctcgggcctccacttcaattgtccttctggctccgttagtttcctgggaaaatagggccttctgcataaattccgaggtttttcccgaaagttggatttctgcacaaaaacgagacaccagagcagttctgctgaaaacagcgttagtccgtgttagttgtatccaaaatacacaaattagaagcaaaacaatagcaaaagtgttcgggaaagtagatacgttttggacgtatcactccgctgtagctatgtggttcatctctctctctttgtgatctagttgaatatcatctatgtgctactctagtgatgttattaaagtagtctattcctcctccatgatgtaatgttgacagtgtgtgcatcatgaagtacttggtatatgctatgattgtgatctcttgtagattatgaagttaactattactatgatggtattgatgcaatctattccccctttcatagtctgtcggtgacggtgtgcatgctatgttagtactcggtataattgcgttggtctatcatgcactctaaggttacttaaatatgaacatcgaatattgtggagcttgttaactccggcattgaggtgctcttgtagccctacacaattaatggtgtttgtcatccaacaagagagtgtagagtggttttattatgtgatcaatgttgagagtgtccactagtgaaagtaggatccctaggccttgtttccacacatcgaatctccgtttatttactgttctgttgcatgtttgttcgctaccatattttattcagattgttattaccactcatatacatccatactactggtatttcactatctcttcgccgaactagtgcacctatacatcttacaggtgtattaggtgtgttggggacacaagagacttcttgtatcgtgattgcagggttgcttgagagggatatctttgacttcttcctcgctgagttcgataaaccttgggtgatccacttaagagaaaacttgctgctgttctacaaacctctgctcttggaggcccaacactgtctacaagaaaataagcgtgagtagacatcactccccgttccagcgggcagcggaagtagtagctcctccttgaatccggcagcacgacggcgtggtggcggtggcgatggagatctccggcggagcttcgctaagcgttgcgggagagggggaggagtggggcggctagggtttggggagagggggtggccggcctctatggggtgcggccaggctggtggcttgtggtggccggccccctccccttggcccctcattatataggtggaacccccaagtgttggactacaagtcttcgaataagaccccaacccaaaaccttccatgttgtagggaaacctacccaaggtgggactcccacccaagtgggattcccacccttccatgagggggggtggccggctcccttggtggagtccaccttggactcccccctctagggttggccggccatgggtggtggagtcccttcgggactccgccttccacactgatttcttccagacttttctagaaccttctagaaccttccataaaatcaccggatcattttaaaacttataaaatgacttcctatatatgaatcttattctccagacccttccggaactcctcgtgatgtccgggatcccgtccgaggcttcgaacaatacttcgaactccattccatattaaagttctactattacaacatcaaaccttaagtgtgtcaccctacggttcgcgaactctgtggacatggttgagaactctctccgaccaataaccaatagcgggatctggagatccataatggctcccacatattcaacgatgacttagtgatcgaatgaaccattcacatacgataccaattccctttgtcacgcgatattttacttgtccgaggtttgatcatcggtatcactctataccttgttcaacctcgtctcctgacaagtactatttactcttaccgtggtatgtggtctcttatgaacttattcatatgtttgcaagacattagacgacattccaccgagagggcccagagtatatctatcagtcatcgggatggacaaatcccactgttgatccatatgcctcaactcatactttccggatacttaatcccacctttataaccacccatttacgcagtggcgtttgatgtaatcaaagtacctttccggtataagtgatttacatgatctcatggtcgaaaggactaggtaattatgtatcgaaagcttatagcaaataacttaatgacgtgatcttatgctacgcttaattgggtgtgtccattacatcattcatataatgatataaccttgttattaataacatccaatgttcatgattatgaaacttaatcatctattaatcaacaagctagttaagaggcttactagggactctttgttgtttacatatcacacatgtatcaatgtttcggttaatacaattatagcatggtatataaacattcatcataaacataaagatatataataaccacttttattattgcctcttgggcatatctccaacacagcaAGCACGTAGGTGAACCTCATATCGAAATCCACAGCTGCTATCACGTTCTGGCTGGTGTAGTGCTTCCTCCCGCGGAATGCTGCAGACATTGATCTCGTTACCTTTGCAGTGACATGAGTACCATCAATAGCCCCAATGCAATCCTGTAAAAAAATTAGTACACAGTCATGTTTCTGATAGTACCACACATCTGATAGGTAGAAGGAACATGATTTTGTACTCACCCTGAAATAGGGGAACCACCTGTAGCTGTTCTTGATCTTGGCCGGTGTGTTCATTGATGTTGGCTTGATCATTTCACCTCTGAGCTCCCCAATTGTGAATAACACCTGCTGGAAGTACTAAGAGTTAGTCTCCATGGATCGCCTGAATGTGTTATGGATGACTCTGAACCTATGGTTATAACCGACGACATGAAGAAACATTGCGACTTGTTCTTCCACAGAGGTGTGGATGCTATCAGTCAGCAGTCATCTACCCCTAAAAGTTTTCACAAGTGCATAGAAAGGGGCTCTTCTCATCCGTAGCATCTGGATAGCCTCTACGTCGTTGCAGTTATAGATGTTGTTTAGGTTGGCAATCCTCTCCTGATCTCGTTGTAACATAGGTCCGTAAGTCACACGAGGATAAGCATCATGTCTAACTGCTCTCTTCTGCACCATCAGGTCCAGGCTTGTATGCAAATGATGAGTGTTACCGTGATACACAAGCTGAATCTGGTCGGTCTACTCAAACAAGATCTATGCATTACGAACGGTCTTATCGAACCCAATTAGTTCTACGAACATGAATCTAACACTACAGTAGAGCAGAGGAGTTTCCCCTTACCTCCGTCATGGCGGATGAAGGACACGGCCGAAAGCCACCGCagatgtgcgcaggctccaccgcGGCTGGAGAAGAGGACCCTGGTCCGGCGCTGGACACCGAAGGGAGATGCGCGCTGCCAGATCTGggtcaccgccgccgccgtcggtgTGAAATTTGGGGGAAAGGAAAATTTGGGAGGGGGCTAATGGAGAGGGTAACCGAAGAGGGAGGTTACCCCTACCTTTGCCGCGCAACGCCGCTGGGATTTCGGCTTCTCCCGTCATGCCGAGGTGGAGCTCCCGCGCGAACGGCGTTGTCGATTTTCGTCTCGCCGGGGCATGGCCATGGATCGAGAAACTGTCAAACCGGGCGTTCATCCGGGGCCTGTCCCGGGGGTGCTTTAAAACCCGTGCTATGCAAAAACACGAGTGTGCCCAGGAAACCAAACGACCGAAAAATACTGGGCCAATGTGAGCCAAGGGACGTCCAGGCGACCAAATGCGCCCTGAGATGTCCAGCTGGCAAGGCATAGAGGTCAGAGGAGGACAACTCCTTTTCCCGTGAAAAGGAAGAACGGTACTCTATTGAAGACGTTGAGATCCGCTCCTTAATTTAGGGAGAGATTGCACATAACACATTTTATGAAATTTAGAATTGCATAAAAGACGGAAAAAGAGCCTAATCTAATGACGGTGTCAGAGGCGTTGTAGTCAAGGAAGCTgttgtcgtcgtcgtcatcgtccgaGCCAAAGTCGTCATCGTCGTCCGTCTTTAtcaccggtgccggtgctggagcAGGCTCGTGTTCGCCGACGTTGTTGCTGTCATTCGCCAACCACCACTCCGCCTGCCGTTTGATCGCCGCCGGCGCATCCTCATTGAACGACTGGTTCAGCAGCAAATGTTGACCTGACGTACCCTCTGTATTGTCGACGCCACGGTAGGCCGCCTGCATCTCTAGCCCCGCCTCCCACCATTTCTTCTCCGGCTGCGGCGACGGTGGCAGGAGGATTGGCGCCCTACGGCACCCGAGGTACAGCCGCCTGCACGGTGGTGAATGGGCCTCCTCCTTCTTCACTGCCACCTCCCTATGTGCCGGCGCTAAGGAAGAACCGCGCGGCACTTCACCGACTCTGTTGAATCGGACGGCACCGGGGCTGGCAAAGCGCATGATTTCCGCCTCCCGCTCGCGTTGAAAGATGAGCGGCCACTCCTAGCTGTTCGGAGCCCACGCCGGCTGGTTTCGCTACGCTGCCTGATGCTAAGCTTGTCGCTGGTCGATGAGGGCGCGGAGCTCGGCACCCTCCAGCGCCTCAGGGATAACGTATCCGCCGGTATGAAGCTAAACTTGTCGCTCGTTGATGGTGGCACCAGGAAACATGCTCGGAAGAGCACTGCTGCCTCGTCGAGGTTGAAGTTGCGCGGGTGGTCCTCTCTAGCGTGGAATCCGCTCCTGCCAGCCTCGTAGTTGTTCGCCATGGCAGTGGATACTATGGGCAGCGATGGCTAGGATTCACGGTGGCTACGCTTTCAGAGGACACGACAGGGATGAGAACAGGCGGAGACGGACGAGAGGCTTATAACGGGTGCGGGGAGCCCTACCGTCGACGCGTTGGCGACCGCGTGGAGTGAACGGGCACCGCCTCGGGAAAAGTGTCCATTGAAGATGACAACCTGTTTTTCCGACGCAGTCATTTAAAACCTGATGCGCCGGTTTTCTCTCGCTGCCAGGGCAGCCCCACAGCCTGAAACCGACATGTTGCCAGGCGCCGGCGCGCCCATTTCACACCCACGCGTAGGGGGGCGGCAAGGGCATGCCGACGATTTTATTGGCCGCGCTGGTGTGAGCCCAAAAATATGGTTAGGCCCCAAAACCATATAAAGGAAGCTACCGGGCtgtccggtggagatgctcttagttgatCTCAGTTATTAACATGAAAAAACTCATGTGATGCGTCATTTTTTTTTTCACACCGTATGCTTTAAAACACAGCTATTTCTGGAAATTTAGAACACTAGTGTCATCAGAAGACAGGACTAGTTGACCGTTCTCCTACACCTAAGAGGGCAAAGGGATAACCAGAAAACATACTTACTAGATAAGAATTGTTCAATTTGATAACCTACAGTGAAGTGTAGCATCTATTTAATAACCTACTTAGAGCATCTGCACCGACGCGTCCATAGCAGCCTTGATAGCGATTTAGGGGcgggagcgaaaatgggctcacaccggcgcgccccaaatagcGTCGGCGCTTTCCCGAGCCCAATAAAAGCACCGGCAACCCTGTGCCGGCCCCTTGGCCAAGCGcgtgaatcgggcgcgccggcgtctCGCGAGGCggaaaattttgggcgtgggagccgcctatcagccacacatcccaaaagtcgacgccagcgcagagtggcggggccgacgcaTCAGCGGCACatttaattttaacctaaccgtcgcctacctcacaACGGGAGTTATTGGTGCGCAGCGGCGGTGCAGTTTCCGCAGACGCGCAGCGAACCGTCCTGTCGCGCCTAGCTCtctgtgccggcgttaatgagcaccAACGCTCCcctgcctccctccggcctattaaAAGGGCGCTCTCGCATCGTCCCTCCCACCAAATCCTAGTGCCTCTCTCCCCagtcctagccgccaccatctgaaGAGACAACGACATGGCTGGTcgaggccgaggtcgcggccgtggtcgtggtcgtggccggcgGCAGAGCTGCATGCTCGTTGTTGCCTGCAACGCCGTCGTCTTCATTGTCGGACCTGCAGGAGGTGGAGCGACAAGTGTTGTTCgagttcgtcgtcgtcctcaagggAGACCCAAtcagcatccagaggctgccagacaagttcgccgacttcgtcgccggcAATGAGCCGGCCTCTCTGCATTTGCGGGAGGCTGCCCGCGGCTGCTGCCGGTGGATTGTGGACGTGATccgcgacgcgcgcggcaagatgtacctccacatcaactgggagaagttcgcgcgctaccaccaCCTCGAAGCCAGCTTGGTGCTCACGTTCTCCTACCTTGGTGAGgccgacatgagcgtcaaggtgttcgacgagacgtgCTGCCGCCtgcactaccacggcgacagcgccgaggaggacgagtgagtgttgtttcttcgtagCGAAAATAGGCACGCATGTTTTTGAATGTTCTTTATAgaaagaaccaacaggggcatcgtcaccagctggattttccagtttgggtgactcggagtgcctgagagtgttctttcatggcagcgaacacacgaaaccgccaacactagttaggtttcgtTATTTTGCAATATtttttatttgtgtcaaccatggttcaaactatgtattagtttgtggaaaatcatcatgtaaaccatgttcccaattatgtattagtttgtggaacgtTTCTTTATTTGAATTTGTTGGCTTTTATTTGAGATTTTAATTCAAATCATCTATCGGGGCCACAGGTTTGGGGGCCGTCGGTGTGGGAACAACACctccaaatagaggatgcagtgtcGGCGCCCCCCATACGGCAGTGTCGGCGCCTCTGCCAGCGACTATTTAggcgcgccggtggagatgctcttacagtaGGATTCAGAAGATCAGATGTAACACGTTCTGATTTTACTTGAGTTTAACCGTATGAGCCCCGATATTCTAATGTTCACAGTTCATTGACATATTTCTGTAACAGTACTACTGTATCAAGCTGCTATTCTCTACTAGAATACAAAGATTGGTAAGAAAATCTAAACCAATCTATCTACAAGCAAGCTCCTCTGAGTTCATCAACTCACAGAAAAGTAAAGAGTGGCTGCACATAACAGGAGAATGATGCCTTGAAGCATGGCAGAGCTAACTGGAAATGCTACTAGCACATTTGAGAATGATTTAATTGATTGGCATGAGAAGGTTTCACGGATTATGAAAAGACGGAACTATGCATTAGCAAGATAATATTTACGCCTCGGATCTTCAAATTGGTACTTCGGATTTATAAACAAAGGGAAACTAAAACCCCGTGACAGATTGAGGAGCACAACTGAATCTCTACTGTTCCACCTCTCTGATTTTAGCTCTGCGACTCCACTTTGTTGATTATTTGCAGTGTCCATTCATGATTTCATTTTTGGCATTAGTTTTCCACATCTAGCATTTGAGATATAAATTATTACTCAAACAAAAAATTCAGTACCATTAATCAAACACCGGCAAAAACTGAATACCCTGAGAAATTAAAATCTAAAATTCACTCTCATAACCTCTAAGTATGTTAACAGCTCAAACAAATGCATATGCAGTAAGCACAGCACGACAACTAGTATAACGTAATAGACAGTGACATTTGAGGTCTCACCGAGAAAAAAACTACATGATCTCCTTCAATGAGTAAATGAGTTGCAATATTGATGATAAAAAATACTTCACAGGATCACCAAATCAAGCCTGTATTATTTTCATAAGATCTGTATAGTAAAATAGTATGAGATCCTTAACTCCAGATGAAAGTAATGTAGGAATAGATTGCCAGTTGTTCATTATACAGAAGACTAACATACATAGGATGTGTAGGTAGGCACCGCTAAAAACATGTTGACACAAATGGGGATCCATTTCTTGTCTTGGAATGTTAACTTAACACTGGACTATAAAAGTGGAGCAGGAATCTCCCTCCAGTACATTAATAAAATAATACTTTACAAGGCAGTTTTGTAGGAGATACAAGCTGCTCCCTCCATATGGTCCAATCTACTATGTACACACCAACATCGCATTACCTAAGCTCTTCTGTACTATATTCAAAAACGAAGAACTCTTGTTGCTGAGTTACTGCTATACGAGAAGTCCTAAACAATAGTTCTTGTATTATGCAAAAGTGCAGCTTCATTTTTTTTTTAACCTGGTGCACCTTCATTTTGGATAAGGGTACTTAGCTGCTACGATCTTGATCTTGTTAATAAGTTCCTTATCAAGATGCAAAATTCTTCCCTGAAATTTAAGAAATGAAAATCAGTGGTGCTCCGGAAAGAGTTCAAAAATTTATGAAATATCACCTTCTTTTTGGAGGTAGGCTTGAACACGTAGGATTTCACTAGGTTTCTCCACTTATCCTGAAGAATTAAACAAAATGATGGATTGGTATCAGTTGAGGACCTAGGACAATGGTAACATGAAATTAACCAAACGTAAATTTTAACTTTTTTGCTATCAAAAAATGTAGATAAGTAGAAGATGAACAGAGAAAGATTAGGGGTTGCAGCTCAAGTCAAGCAACATCTAAGAATGCTTTTGGTTTGGGATGCAATATATCACAAACTTACTATACCTTAAGATGCACCGCCGTTCGAACTGGACCTGAATCTGAATCTGAAAACCATTGATCCTTCAACTCTGTCCAGTGGCCAACCCCAAGTTCAGATACACCATTCACTAATAACTTCACCTCTTCAGGTGTCCAGTGTTTGTTGTTTTGTCTGAGTCCACGTTTCTTGCCTTTACTTGCAGAACACAAGCCCCCAAAACATGGTGCGTTCTGTTGAAACAACAAAAATAGTTACAAAGCTTGTTTTGGATGACAGATAAATAATTTGAGCTCAAAGGGTGCACAATACAGAGCACTATATACATATGAAAAGAACTCATTGCAAACACAATACTTTGTTGAACTTCTACCCGATAATAGACGTATTCTTACCAAAAAATGGTTATGAAACCATGTTCCGCTCTTCCATGTTCCTCTCTTCCTTGGTCCTCTCGCGCCACTGCCTCTATTTGGTCTGTGATCTAAAGCACATAACATATGTATTTAATTACTTTAGTGTATAACAAGTGATATATTTAACATAACTATtagcaccttcaaaattcataccTAGTAGATCTACTATGGAGGAGGTGAGGCTCCCGTCATCCCTCGGTGAGGTGGTGAGCGCGGACCTCCTTCTCCGGGGACAAGGCAGCGGGCACGTTGATCCTTCTccctctctcctctcctcctcttcatcctcctccttgccGCCTCTTTCATGGCCAAGGACATTAGTGACaaaagcctcctcctcctctggcagCACAGTGTACAGCATAGGGCTCCTGCTCTCCCTCACCTGGATCTCCGGCGGCACATATGTGCATGTTCGTATTGTCACTCCATGATCACTAGTAGGACTGGATGCAACTGCAAGGGAATTGGTTTCTAATTCAAAACCATCAATAAATTTGGTTGCTTGTGTTACAATGTTTGGAATGGACAAAAGTAATTAAACATCGTACTTCCCAACAATTCAGGCAGATGACTCTCATCTTGGGGTTCTTCCATTAATTGCGGGGTTTCCAAATACTCACATGCTGAATAAACCTCAAATTCCGTCTgctatcaaaaaaaaaaagttgatttAGTACTAGGATTTTGCTGAGATCACTGCGAGTTCCATAACAAAGTCATTTCTGAGAAGATCGAAAGATATCGGATCATATTTGAAGTTTTGAACCATGCTAGACAAACACCAGAGCCAGTTAAACTGAAAGATGGAGAAATCAGTGGACATGCTTCACTGTTTTTGTATTGAACATTTCGTTTTGTTTATGCTCTTCTTCCAGATAACTCAAGAATCATGCGCAAAAAGGGCTAATTTTACATCTGGATTTGTTTAGTGCGTGTAAATCAATTCCACTCTTTACCCTATCCCTGTCTTAATGAAAGAATCGAATTTTCTCATGCACGACAAACTGTACAAGTGGATGCCACGTCATGTCCAGTATGATGGCTGTGGGTATATAGAATTCTTAAAGAATAGAAGAGAAAAAAACAGTTTTTTAAAGAAAGATTGAAAAATATGGAAGAGATAAGAAAAGAAAAACAGCTAAACAACTCGATAACACGAGGTAACCGTCAATCACCGGATATGCTCAGTTGGCGCAGAGGAACATAAATGTAGCCGGTGCAGAACATTTCTCTCCTGGCTGATCAATCCGTATGCACCGAGACTGATGAACAAAGCAATAGGCGACGCAGGACAGCAGGTAGCAGATTGTGTTCCCAGGGATTGCAATGTCTCTCATATGCGAGTTATCATAATCAAGAAGAAGACTGAAATTTCAGAAGGGCCTCCCTCCAAGAAGAGGCCAATAAACATTGGTCTGAAGACCGGCAAGATGACTCTGGGTCTGGGACATTGGTGGCATTCACTGCAATCTAGGGAGAAGATTACTGCTAGAGGGTGCAACTCCTCATCTGAATTTGGTACGAAGAATGCAGGTCCAAAGCAAGCCTGGGAACCAATGGATGTACAAAAAAAAAGCAAGGCCGGATTAGGGAACTCTGCAAGtgatgattttgaagtaggtgatAATGCTGAACGATCCGATCTGCTGAACCCAGAATCCTCTCCTACATCTGATTCAGGAGAATGGAATCGGAAAGGAGCAATAGCAAGCCCAGGTGATCCGCCAAAGCAGGGTGCTTCCGGGTTCATTACTGAAGATGTAAaaaaagaaagcaaagaagagaaACAAGAGAGAAAGCAGACATCTTCTCCACGGAAATTGATTTCTTGAGAGATGAGAAAGGAGAGGATCGCAATTACCTGGGTGGGAAGAACAGACGATGATGAGCAGCTGTCGAGAGGATCGGAGAACACTTGCTCGCCGGCCGGAAAGCTCCATGCCCATCCCTCC encodes:
- the LOC127300578 gene encoding uncharacterized protein isoform X1; this encodes MEGWAWSFPAGEQVFSDPLDSCSSSSVLPTQTEFEVYSACEYLETPQLMEEPQDESHLPELLGKTNSLAVASSPTSDHGVTIRTCTYVPPEIQVRESRSPMLYTVLPEEEEAFVTNVLGHERGGKEEDEEEERREGEGSTCPLPCPRRRRSALTTSPRDDGSLTSSIVDLLDHRPNRGSGARGPRKRGTWKSGTWFHNHFLNAPCFGGLCSASKGKKRGLRQNNKHWTPEEVKLLVNGVSELGVGHWTELKDQWFSDSDSGPVRTAVHLKDKWRNLVKSYVFKPTSKKKGRILHLDKELINKIKIVAAKYPYPK
- the LOC127300578 gene encoding uncharacterized protein isoform X2; this translates as MEGWAWSFPAGEQVFSDPLDSCSSSSVLPTQTEFEVYSACEYLETPQLMEEPQDESHLPELLGIASSPTSDHGVTIRTCTYVPPEIQVRESRSPMLYTVLPEEEEAFVTNVLGHERGGKEEDEEEERREGEGSTCPLPCPRRRRSALTTSPRDDGSLTSSIVDLLDHRPNRGSGARGPRKRGTWKSGTWFHNHFLNAPCFGGLCSASKGKKRGLRQNNKHWTPEEVKLLVNGVSELGVGHWTELKDQWFSDSDSGPVRTAVHLKDKWRNLVKSYVFKPTSKKKGRILHLDKELINKIKIVAAKYPYPK